In one window of Arachis ipaensis cultivar K30076 chromosome B06, Araip1.1, whole genome shotgun sequence DNA:
- the LOC107646662 gene encoding uncharacterized protein LOC107646662, with protein MTSYDGMFDPSHHLSNFRSRMYLTDASDAIHCKAFLTTLTKTTIKWFDNLLPRSITSFDDLAKKFLARFSIQKDKAKHAPSLLGIKQGDQKSLRSYMERFNRACLDIQSIPTEAAIMGLINGL; from the coding sequence atgacctCGTACGATGGTATGTTTgaccccagccatcatctcagcaactttaGGAGTCGGATGTACCTCACGGATGCCTCAGATGCGATCCATTGCAAAGCCTTTCTGACTACTCTAACCAAGACAacgataaagtggttcgacaaccTGCTACCAAGATCGATCACAAGCTTCGACGACCTCGCCAAAAAGTTTCTCGCCAGGTTCTCcattcagaaggacaaagccaaacacgctcCAAGCCTGCTAGGGATTAAACAAGGAGACCAGAAAagcctccgcagctacatggaaagattcaatagaGCGTGCCTTGACATACAAAGTATCCCTACAGAGGCAGCCATCATGGGGCTCATCAACGGCCTATGA